In Leptolyngbya sp. NIES-2104, the genomic window GATCGTACAGAAGTGGTCGAGGGGAACCAATACTTTCCGCCCGACTCGATTAAGTCCGAATATTTTCAAGACAGCAGCACTCACACCACTTGCGGCTGGAAAGGTATCGCCAGCTACTACAACGTTGTGGTGAATGGTCAAACCAACAAGGACGCAGCCTGG contains:
- a CDS encoding DUF427 domain-containing protein — translated: MPKAIWNGVVLAESDRTEVVEGNQYFPPDSIKSEYFQDSSTHTTCGWKGIASYYNVVVNGQTNKDAAWYYPTPKDAAKNITGYIAFWKGVKVEA